The genomic region ATATGAACAGACTTGAAAAATGCAATATTGGTTGATCTAGGCATGATTTTTAGGAAACAAAGAGCAAATAACACTTATCCAATGCTTCTGTTTTACATTAGAAAACCCTTACTATTAAGTAGCAGCCATGCCATTTAACATGGTTTATGCATCTGTGACATTTGAATGCATGTTTTGTTTAGCAACCGATGCAAATCACATTTGACCCAGAATCATGGCCTTGAAATAGGCTCATTGATTGAGGAGTGCCACATGCTCCATCTGTTTGATTGCATTATgcaacattttgttttcattaaaccTCCATCTTTACACCATTTCGTTTCTCTTTGTTTTTCCATAGGGACCTAATGCCTAAGACCCTTGATGGCCAGATCACCATGGAGAAAACACCAAGCTACTTTGTGACCCGCGAGGCTCCGGCCCGGATCTACGCCATGTCCCGCGACACCAAGCTGATCGTGGTTGTCCGGGACCCTGTCACTCGAGCCATCTCTGACTACACACAGACACTGTCCAAGAAGCCTGACATTCCTACTTTTGAGAGCCTGACGTTCAAAAACAGGACTACAGGGTTAATCGACACCTCGTGGAGCGCCATTCAGATTGGCATCTACGCCAAACACCTGGACAACTGGCTGCAGTTCTTCCCCATGAGCCAGATCCTGTTCGTGAGTGGAGAGCGGCTGATCAGTGACCCGGCCGGAGAGCTGGGCCGCGTGCAGGACTTCTTGGGGCTCAAGAGGATCATCACAGACAAACACTTCTACTTCAACCAGACCAAGGGCTTCCCTTGTCTCAAAAAGGCCGAGGGCAGCAGCAAGCCCCATTGCCTGGGTAAAACCAAAGGCCGGACCCATCCAAACATTCACCCTGAGGTTGTGCAGAGACTTAGAGACTTCTACAGGCCTTTTAACATGAAGTTCTACCAGATGACTGGGCATAACTTTGGTTGGGATTAACCGTGAATGGAAGACtcgttgttttctttatttttctgtgtatttgaaatggcaaaaagacattttgaaatgattgctatatatatgtaaaatgtacagaaatctattttataataatttatttttaatttctaagCAATTAATTCACTAAGCTGCCTAACCATACTGTACATAACGTCCGGCCCAACTCTAGTCTCACCACCGACATTCCACATTTTTGATTTGCTGTGCGTATTTTCATTCACAATTAATTTAATGGTGCTTCCGAAATTCGAAGACAGACAAAGTTTGTTACGGGTATTGTGCATTTACAAACCAACAGCGACTTTATACAGCTCTGCTTGTCTAGTGATGTGTATCTTTGGGAATGGACTATATTTCACTCTCTGACCGCATTTCGTGTTTCATTAAACTCCATATTGGCCTTCTACATTCGACCGATAAGCAACAGAGCTGATCCGATGTGTCCCTTTACTCAATAGCATGACGTTCAATAGCCCTAATTGCTACTTACAGTGACACTCATGTTTAGAGTCGACCACTGGCCTTTCCTGTAATGAATGACCAATCTGCCGATGGCTAAATCGTATCTCGGACAACAGCAAGGCAGCATGTCGACATTATGCTA from Carassius carassius chromosome 40, fCarCar2.1, whole genome shotgun sequence harbors:
- the hs3st3b1b gene encoding heparan sulfate glucosamine 3-O-sulfotransferase 3B1b; the protein is MEYSLFCHHFYALSVSPVKKKLGILFVMLLLWVYMLYSCVGYCATMPPSLVVDNNNNNRAKETDFLGKHAEAESGRPDLMMSKLLSRPQSSWTEVESDYDEPSVRRAPRDFSKDEADADRAEEWDDGRRVSPLSSFSNGSGSKKLPQAIIIGVKKGGTRALLEFLRVHPDIRAVGAEPHFFDRNYDNGMDWYRDLMPKTLDGQITMEKTPSYFVTREAPARIYAMSRDTKLIVVVRDPVTRAISDYTQTLSKKPDIPTFESLTFKNRTTGLIDTSWSAIQIGIYAKHLDNWLQFFPMSQILFVSGERLISDPAGELGRVQDFLGLKRIITDKHFYFNQTKGFPCLKKAEGSSKPHCLGKTKGRTHPNIHPEVVQRLRDFYRPFNMKFYQMTGHNFGWD